Genomic DNA from Mesorhizobium sp. 131-2-1:
ACGAACTCGCCGCGACATAGATTGCGGCCAGCTTCTCGATACCGGCCTGGTCCTCCTTGTCGAAGCGGCCAGGCAGCGGGCTGTCGAGGTCGAGGACGCCGAAGACGCCGTCATTGTCCCTGAGCAGGACCACCAGTTCCGAGCGCGAATCCGCGTCGCAGGCGATGTGACCGGCAAAGTCGTGCACGTCCTTGACCAGCATCGACATGCCGAGATCGACCGCGGTGCCGCAGACGCCCTTGCCGACGGCGATGCGCACGCAGGCCGGCTTGCCCTGGAAGGGCCCGAGCACCAGTTCCTCG
This window encodes:
- a CDS encoding GAF domain-containing protein translates to MLAAKAIESTDKPAFYAELAAQLKALLEGERDSIANAANTAALIYQMVPDLNWAGFYFLQSDEELVLGPFQGKPACVRIAVGKGVCGTAVDLGMSMLVKDVHDFAGHIACDADSRSELVVLLRDNDGVFGVLDLDSPLPGRFDKEDQAGIEKLAAIYVAASSFED